Proteins from a single region of Antechinus flavipes isolate AdamAnt ecotype Samford, QLD, Australia chromosome 2, AdamAnt_v2, whole genome shotgun sequence:
- the LRP10 gene encoding low-density lipoprotein receptor-related protein 10 — protein sequence MFPAFFLFLLLVPPGGIGAHPDRTPFPNPACRDPPAVLSGVQGSLQWPQGRESRLLPITCVWVILGSKEQIVTIRFQKLHLACGSEHLMLQSPLQPLISLCEAPSGPLRFSGGNITITYGYAGNGRPPGQGFLLSYTQDRSTCLREEFRCLNRRCVPRAQHCDGVDDCGDQSDETSCGPGPFHSLTVLPSPACNRSLEDFYGVFSSPGYPNSVLYPSPHSCLWLLDPHDGRRLIVRFTALELGKWDSVHVYDGPGPPDPARLLRTLNYFSNGKAIMVETLSGKAIVTYHMGPWNSGGFNATYHVKGYCLPWDRPCGAGSGEGPGEGPGEGCYSEAQRCDGVWDCADGTDERDCPGCLPGHYPCGAPGTPGASACYPSADRCNYQTFCVNGADEQQCRHCQPGNFRCRDDRCVYETWVCDGQPDCSDGSDEWDCAYALPRKVITAAVIGSLICGLLLVIALGCTCKLYAIRTQEYSIFAPLSRVEAEIVQQQAPPSYGQLIAQGAIPPVEDFPTENPNDNSVLGNLRSLLQILRQDVSSGGSSGSRRRQRGRSTRRLVRRLRRWGLLPRANAPSRTPDSNLQAASAPSTSDAPEGSQGTPLEGAMGGRDPEEAPPLPVKVSLSSTNTPCTAPEDPPPPTNPPPPPSSLLSGVVQALRGRFMPNLRSPTPPQATPDPRTVPPSQEDEDDVLLLPLAEPGPWAGEEDEPMLT from the exons ATGTTTCctgccttcttcctcttcctcctcctgg TTCCCCCAGGAGGCATCGGGGCCCACCCGGACCGGACCCCCTTTCCAAATCCGG CCTGCAGGGACCCTCCTGCTGTGCTCTCTGGTGTCCAGGGAAGTCTGCAATGGCCCCAAGGCCGGGAAAGCCGCCTCCTTCCCATCACTTGCGTCTGGGTCATCTTGGGCAGCAAGGAGCAGATAGTGACAATCAG GTTCCAGAAGCTGCACCTGGCATGTGGCTCGGAGCACCTGATGCTGCAGTCCCCCCTGCAGCCACTTATTTCCCTGTGTGAAGCGCCTTCCGGCCCGCTCCGGTTCTCTGGGGGCAACATCACCATCACCTACGGCTATGCCGGGAACGGCCGGCCCCCGGGACAAGGCTTCCTGCTTTCCTATACTCAAG ACCGGTCCACGTGTCTGCGGGAGGAGTTCCGATGCCTGAATCGCAGGTGTGTGCCCAGGGCCCAGCACTGCGACGGGGTCGATGACTGCGGCGATCAGTCGGATGAGACCAGCTGTGGTCCGGGCCCTTTCCACAGCTTGACCGTCCTCCCCAGCCCTGCCTGCAACCGCTCCCTGGAAGATTTTTACGGCGTCTTTTCTTCCCCGGGCTACCCCAACTCCGTCCTGTACCCCAGCCCTCACTCCTGCCTCTGGCTGCTGGATCCGCACGACGGACGGCGGCTGATCGTCCGCTTCACCGCCCTGGAGCTGGGCAAGTGGGATTCCGTGCACGTGTACGATGGCCCCGGGCCCCCAGACCCCGCTCGCCTGCTCCGAACCCTCAACTACTTCAGCAACGGCAAGGCCATCATGGTGGAGACGCTGTCCGGCAAGGCCATCGTGACCTACCACATGGGGCCCTGGAACAGCGGCGGGTTCAACGCCACCTATCACGTGAAAGGGTACTGCCTGCCCTGGGACCGGCCTTGCGGCGCGGGCTCCGGAGAGGGCCCCGGGGAGGGCCCGGGCGAGGGCTGCTACAGCGAAGCGCAGCGGTGCGATGGCGTCTGGGACTGCGCCGACGGCACGGACGAGAGGGACTGCCCCGGGTGCCTGCCCGGGCACTACCCCTGCGGGGCCCCCGGAACTCCCGGCGCCAGCGCCTGCTACCCGTCTGCCGACCGCTGCAACTACCAGACGTTCTGCGTGAACGGGGCGGACGAGCAGCAGTGCCGGCACTGCCAGCCGGGCAACTTCCGGTGCAGGGACGATCGGTGCGTGTACGAGACGTGGGTGTGCGACGGGCAGCCCGACTGCTCCGACGGCAGCGACGAGTGGGACTGCGCCTACGCCCTGCCCCGGAAGGTGATCACGGCCGCCGTCATCGGCAGCCTCATCTGCGGCCTGCTGCTCGTCATCGCCCTGGGCTGCACCTGCAAGCTCTACGCCATCCGCACTCAGGAGTACAG CATCTTTGCCCCCCTTTCAAGAGTGGAGGCCGAGATTGTCCAGCAGCAAGCACCGCCCTCCTATGGCCAGCTCATCGCTCAAGGTGCCATCCCACCTGTCGAGGACTTCCCAACAGAGAACCCCAATGAC AATTCGGTGCTGGGGAACCTTCGATCTCTGCTGCAAATCCTGCGCCAGGATGTGTCTTCAGGGGGCTCGTCGGGTAGCCGCCGCCGCCAGCGGGGCAGATCCACTCGACGACTGGTTCGCCGTCTCCGTCGTTGGGGCTTGCTTCCCCGTGCAAATGCCCCTTCCAGGACCCCGGACTCCAACCTACAGGCTGCATCTGCCCCTTCTACCTCTGATGCCCCAGAGGGCAGTCAGGGCACCCCTTTAGAAGGAGCAATGGGTGGGCGAGATCCAGAGGAGGCCCCTCCATTGCCTGTCAAGGTGTCCCTTTCTTCTACCAATACCCCCTGTACAGCCCCTGAAGACCCACCCCCTCCAACTAACCCACCTCCACCGCCATCGTCTCTGTTATCTGGAGTGGTCCAGGCTCTCCGTGGCCGCTTCATGCCCAATCTTCGGTCCCCTACACCCCCCCAGGCCACACCAGACCCCCGAACAGTGCCCCCATCCCAAGAGGATGAGGATGACGTGCTGCTGCTGCCTCTGGCAGAACCTGGGCCATGGGCAGGGGAGGAGGATGAGCCGATGCTGACTTAG